ggGGTATATAATACAGATgacaaactttattaaataaactatactTCTGGATACGTTATAAACAACAAGCTTCATTACacgatatatatttattaacaaacatcctacaaattataatatctacttgttaatattttataaatatcttcaCAATGGTGTTCtctgttgtttaatatatatatacacacacacagaatattaataaatacattcaagtaaaataataaaaaaagatttacaaggactgtgttaaaaacaataaatccaaacctctcactactgatgtttaaCTTTCCAATATATGATTTATTCTCTTTTAATACTAATGTACCACATTCTACTGTTATAATCATTTAGATTTTGTAATAAACcacagtattttattattaatgttcaaatactaacatgaatattaatttttaatggatttaataaagaaactttaaataaaactattgaactttttgtgataaaaataagaacatattaaataaatattgaaaaaatttataaaaaaattgctcacaattatatttagttgtgaataatgtaatttcaatacgtatatatcattatttaatatattatatatctgttcactgaaatccaacaaacaatgcactatttatACAATGTGTacacttgttgacatctaacaaacaatgcactattacatacagtgtgtatacttgttgacatctaacaaacaatgcactattacatacagtgtgtatacttgttgacatctaacaaacaatgcactattacatgatacagtgtgtatacttgttgacatctaacaaacaatgcactattacatacagtgtgtatacttgttgacatctaacaaacaatgcactattacatacagtgtgtgtatgcttgttgacatctaacaaacaatgcactattacatacagtgtgtatacttgttgacatctaacaaacaatgcactattacatacagtgtgtatacttgttgacatctaacaaacaatgcactattacatacagtgtgtgtgtacttgttgacatctaacaaacaatgcacatattacatacagtgtgtatacttgttgacatctaacaaacaatgcactattacatacagtgtgtatacttgttgacatctaacaaacaatgcactattacatacagtgtgtatacttgttgacatctaacaaacaatgcactattacatacagtgtgtatacttgttgacatctaacaaacaatgcactattacatacagtgtgttatacttgttgacatctaacaaacaatgcactattacatacagtgtgtatacttgttgacatctaacaaacaatgcactattacatacagtgtgtatacttgttgacatctaacaaacaatgcactattacatacagtgtgtatacttgttgacatctaacaaacaatgcactattacatacagtgtgtatacttgttgacatctaacaaacaatgcactattacatacaggtGTGTAcgcttgttgacatctaacaaacaatgcactattacatacagtgtgtatacttgttgacatctaacaaacaatgcactatttatacagtgtgtatacttgttgacatctaacaaacaatgcactattacatacagtgtgtatacttgttgacatctaacaaacaatgcactattacatacagtgtgtatactgtgttgacatctaacaaacaatgcactatttatacaatgtgtatacttgttgacatcatcaacaaacaatgcactattacatacagtatgtacacttgttgacatctaacaaacaatgcactattacatacagtgtgtatacttgttgacatctaacaaacaatgcactattacatacagtgtgtatacttgttgacatctaacaaacaatgcactatttatacaatgtgtatacttgttgacatctaacaaacaatgcactatttatacagtgtgtatacttgttgacatctaacaaacaatgcactatttatacaatgtgtatacttgttgacatctaacaaacaatgcactattacagtATGGTAtgtacttgttgacatctaacaaacaatgcactattacatacagtatgtatacttgttgacatctaacaaacaatgcactattacatacagttatgtacacttgttgacatctaacaaacaatgcactattacatacagtgtgtatacttgttgacatctaacaaacaatgcactattacatacgagtgtgtatacttgttgacatctaacaaacaatgcactattacatacagtgtgtatacttgttgacatctaacaaacaatgcactattacatacagttaatATTGTAtgcttgttgacatctaacaaacaatgcactattacatacagtgtgtatgcttgttgacatctaacaaacaatgcactattacatactgtgtgtatacttgttgacatctaacaaacaatgcactattacatacagtatgtatacttgttgacatctaacaaacaatgcactattacatacagtatatatacttgttgacatctaacaaacaatgcactattacatacagtgtgtatacttgttgacatctaacaaacaatgcactattacatacagtgtgtatacttgttgacatctaacaaacaatgcactattacatacagtgtgtatacttgttgacatctaacaaacaatgcactattacatacagtgtgtatacttgttgacatctaacaaacaatgcactattacatactgtgtgtatacttgttgacatctaacaaacaatgcactattacatacagtatgtacacttgttgacatctaacaaacaatgcactattacatacagtgtgtatacttgttgacatctaacaaacaatgcactattacatacagtgtgtatagcttgttgacatctaacaaacaatgcactatttatacagtgtgtatacttgttgacatctaacaaacaatgcactattacatacaatgtgtgtatacttgttgacatctaacaaacaatgcactatttatacagtgtgtatacttgttgacatctaacaaacaatgcactattacatacaggtatgtatacttgttgacatctaacaaacaatgcactattacatacagtgtgtatacttgttgacatctaacaaacaatgcactattacatacggTGTGTATACGcgtgacatctaacaaacaatgcactatttatACAATGTGTAtgcttgttgacatctaacaaacaatgcactatttatacagtgtgtatacttgttgacatctaacaaacaatgcactatttatacaatgtgtatacttgttgacatctaacaaacaatgcactattacatacagtatgtacacttgttgacatctaacaaacaatgcactattacatacagtgtgtatacttgttgacatctaacaaacaatgcactattacatacagtgtgtatacttgttgacatctaacaaacaatgcactatttatacagtgtgtatacttgttgacatctaacaaacaatgcactatttatacagtgtgtatacttgttgacatctaacaaacaatgcactatttatacaatgtgtatacttgttgacatctaacaaacaatgcactatttatacaatgtgtatacttgttgacatctaacaaacaatgcactatttatacagtgtgtatacttgttgacatctaacaaacaatgcactattacatacagtgtgtatacttgttgacatctaacaaacaatgcactattacatacagtgtgtatacttgttgacatctaacaaacaatgcactattacatacagtgtgtatacttgttgacatctaacaaacaatgcactattacatacagtgtgtatacttgttgacatctaacaaacaatgcactattacatacagtgtgtatacttgttgacatctaacaaacaatgcactattacatacagtgtgtatacttgttgacatctaacaaacaatgcactattacatacaggtTAATACATGTGTATGCTGGTTGACAtcaacaaacaatgcactatacATActgtgtgtatacttgttgacatctaacaaacaatgcactattacatacagtgtgtatacttgttgacatctaacaaacaatgcactattacatacagtgtgtatacttgttgacatctaacaaacaatgcactattacatactgtgtgtatacttgttgacatctaacaaacaatgcactattacatacagtatGTATAAGCTGTTGACATCTAAACAAACAATGCACTTCAatacatacagtgtgtatacttgttgacatctaacaaacaaatgcactattacatacagtgtgtatacttgttgacatctaacaaacaatgcactattacatgcAGTGTGTATACTTGGTGACatctaataaaacaaacaatgcactattacatacagtgtgtatacttgttgacatctaacaaacaatgcactattacattacagtgtgtatacttgttgacatctaacaaacaatgcactattacatacagtgtgtatacttgttgacatctaacaaacaatgcactattacatacagtgtgtatacttgttgacatctaacaaacaatgcactattacatacaatGTGTATAtgcttgttgacatctaacaaacaatgcactattacatacaatGTGTacacttgttgacatctaacaaacaatgcattaTTGCATAGAATGTGTATACTTGTCATTTTAGTATTTACTGACAGGCAGCACACTATTCTATAGTGGTGTAACTGGTTAAAACAATTAACCATCTAGATGTCTTTGGCCCTCCTTTTTGGGaaaataaacaacacattttatgaaataatatattctttttcatatttaagaaAAGCATACTTGTTAaatgacacacacatatatatatatatatgaaacacgTAAAACACTTGATTACTTCACAGATGTAATTGTATCTCACAATCAACAGCTGTTATCTTACCGATACAGATGTGAGATCAGTAGTTCCaacatatctttgtttgttttggaaggtTATAGACCAGTAAGTGTATGTCGTTAACCCTCTGACCTTTGTTTTCTTGCTCTGTTCAAACATGGTAGAAGAGAATCATACTGaagtcatttatttttaacataattatctGTTATAGGTTTTAAACATTACATCACAGATATTCTCCTATTATAAACATGTACATGTTAGAGAAAATTAGTACTGATAAAGTTAGATAAACAAAATCAAAGGAAAGAACTGCATTataaacagcaaattcaaacctttgactaattagtttgttataacctaaaatgACACtgcaacaaaataaatttaaaaataataaaccaaaatgCTGGACTAATTAAAAGACCCCAAGGTACAACATATattgtgggatataaaatgtaccatagGTTTTGGAGTGACTGATAAAGTAGGatccacattgcagtggggatacactctTTCAGTCTTAACCTCAAttaccagtctcacataaagaaataaaataaagagtagcaacagatttaaaaatagaaatgaagAGAGAGAgatgggtgctcaagcccacaacatcccacatctctatcacccttcactgcctgcagacagttgtgggaaggtgactgatctctgaagtaaagaagaaaaaactaaagtaaaaaaagaaagtaaaaataattttataattttcaataatcaggttttaaacaagtaataggagttcGATGAGAACTAGCTATTCTAGttgtatagcaaatttatatctttatgagaatatatttattgaaaacacctcaaatccaaatattttaccttaacttacagatacatagatgatttaattagtataaataatcctgaaataaataatgttactaacagtATTTATCCAGcataattagaaattgaaaatacttcaatatctagtacagaaatacataatttaaatttagaaattagattAATTGATAAGGATATCATTGTAAATATctgtgataaaagaaaatattttgtttttccaatttatggtttatcctctttaataataataataccatattttgttataagtattataactttgcagttattcagatattttaatatatatgtaataaattacaatatattattaatgatgttgaaatactgaaacaaacattaacagttatggatttaataaagaaactttaaataaattattaaactattctgtaacaaatataataatgtattaaataaataaagaaataaaaattagagaaattttactaaacatttctaataactattttagttatgaataacATCATTTAACAACAAcatggcactactttatgtggatgtacacACCTTGCCACACAAGCATAATAGTAGGCTTAATAAATGGGTGGTTGGGtgctatactagtttatttagataattGAATGGGACTCTTGATACTAGTATAATTCGCTTACATGGCTACTAATTATGCTCCTTCTAACATNNNNNNNNNNNNNNNNNNNNNNNNNNNNNNNNNNNNNNNNNNNNNNNNNNNNNNNNNNNNNNNNNNNNNNNNNNNNNNNNNNNNNNNNNNNNNNNNNNNNNNNNNNNNNNNNNNNNNNNNNNNNNNNNNNNNNNNNNNNNNNNNNNNNNNNNNNNNNNNNNNNNNNNNNNNNNNNNNNNNNNNNNNNNNNNNNNNNNNNNNNNNNNNNNNNNNNNNNNNNNNNNNNNNNNNNNNNNNNNNNNNNNNNNNNNNNNNNNNNNNNNNNNNNNNNNNNNNNNNNNNNNNNNNNNNNNNNNNNNNNNNNNNNNNNNNNNNNNNNNNNNNNNNNNNNNNNNNNNNNNNNNNNNNNNNNNNNNNNNNNNNNNNNNNNNNNNNNNNNNNNNNNNNNNNNNNNNNNNNNNNNNNNNNNNNNNNNNNNNNNNNNNNNNNNNNNNNNNNNNNNNNNNNNNNNNNNNNNNNNNNNNNNNNNNNNNNNNNNNNNNNNNNNNNNNNNNNNNNNNTGGTATATCTTATAATCTTtagtaattatgataaaagaaatgagGTATGAGAAATATATATCCTTTTCTATATTTCCGTTACAAATGAGATAATACAGATGTGTACTTTGTCAAGACCTCTGTTACCAATGAGGTAATACAGATGTGTACCTTGTCAAGACCTCTGTTACAAATGAGGTAATACAGATGTGTATCTTATCAACTCCTCTGTTACGAGTGAGGTAATACAGACGTATACCTTGTCAACACCTTTGTTACAAGTGAGGGCACACGTACTGTCTGTCTTGTCAACAACTCTGTTAGAGGTGAGGTAATACAGACGTACATTTTGTCAACTTCTCTGTTACAAGTGAGGTAATACGGACGTATACAAACACCTGTTAAAAGTGAGGTAATACAGATGTATATCTTGTCAACACCTGTGAACgttctgttttatttcagtacGATCAAGAACCACTCCATCGCAAGCTGTACTACAGGATGATTCAACAAGAAAGTAAGTCGTTCTTAAAGATCTCCAAATTAGTGTCCGATCCCGTCCTAGAGCTCGTCAAGAAAGAGAAGTTTGCCGTCGTTTGTGACAGTCTCGCAATTAAGTCCGCGCTGGCTTCCAGGTACGAACGAGGGAGCGTATGTGACTTCCACATAGCAGAGGAGAAATTTCACCGTCTAATTTTGGTGATGACTTTAAGAAAGGACTTACCGAAGTCGGTATTTcgagaaataaataaaaggtgAGAAAAACCCAACAAGAACAAGAAAATAATGATtgtctttataaaacaaataaactttattacttgcACAAATCAAACCGGATGTCTCTTctagaagtaaaataattatataaattcatatatattgtaaattattattgtGGGGGTAAACAAAAGTGTCAAGTTTCACTCCTCTCTTACTTCGAGCATGTGGGAAGAATGGAAAAAGAATACCTGTAATTAACttctttttgtgacatattttaGGCCTattgattttacaatattttgtcgGCTTACGTCGATTAATTCGTAGGTCGTAAAGTATTAAACTAAGTTTATAACatttcactgaatattttattgtctaGTCAAACCGATCAGTTTTGGTACCGAGTGGAAAGGTAACTGAGGAGTCAGTTGTACGAGTCTTAAATACTATCTTTAACACACCTGATATCGAACCTCAAATCGATATGAATATGGGAGAAAATCAGCTggctttaacttattttttatgattGCTTTTAGACATTACAATTTCCCATTATTTCACTGTCTTCCTGTGAGTTTAAGCCATCGCTTTTAAAATACTACCTACATGAACATTATAACAGTACAGAActcataagaaaaaaatatggtGGTAAAAGTATGTAGTTATTAGacacaaaataatagtttaaacctatttgtttttttgaatttcgcgcaaagctacacgagggctatctgtaccagctttcactaatttagcagtgtaagactagagggaaagcagctagtcatcactaccaaccgccaactcttgggctattcttttaccaacgaatagtgagtggtattaacagtaatttataacgcccccacggctgaaagagcgagcatgtttggtgcaacggggattcgaacccgcactcCTAGATtatcagtcgagtgccttaaccacctggccatgccgagccgagtTTAAATCAAGAAGAGAAGGCTTAACTAtagtatttttcttaatttactaGTTGATtggttggcgttttatggcgcaaagcaactaggctatctgcgccaaataaccggtgaaaaaattaaaattaaagtaaaaataataaaattcataaaaatgaatcatgttaaaacaaagtttaatttatgaACTAAAAACTTATATAGTGTTAAAAAGGTCAATGacctttaaaaacatttgtaaggtggacagtgtcaccatcacccaTGATACCATCCAGCGTCAGGGGTAAACCTGtgaacaaaacatgtctaaaatggtccCGTCGTTGTGAGCCGTAACCACGGCATGACAGAAAAATGTGGACTGTTGTGACCTGAATGTCACACAGAACACACGTTGGTGCATCAATCCCAGATAAaggaaaacgatgagttaaaaaaactgaccaatgcgtagtttagttaggacaacttcctctttcaaatccttacggaaacaagacggACAAAGTCCTATATAGGGTATTTATTAGGAAAAGCTTATTTTCACGatactcactccaagtcgactgccaactagcgcggagccgagccttgaatataaGACTGTATGTAgtcatgtatgggacaggcacagaagtaataatgccagagcagacagacttaactGAGGTGTTAGCAAGCTCGTTCCGCGAATACTAACGTGGTCTGGTATTGGAAgaattggatagaagtagatagAAGTAGTTTCGAGCAATTTCCTGGCCATCATAGAGCAAGATCGAAAgcaggacagaattatattgcccaccgACCTTCCGAAttttgttccatatgactttggaactggtagggaagagatgctggttgtgaatttaatccaagattccttctggctttgatgtgtTATCTGCCAATGCTTGGATCCGCTaaaaagcgatgcggttcgaaagtgtgggatacctacgaaaggtaTCCCGGGCCAGTTTtttagccttccatgccatgtggcaggcacgATTCatccacggacgaggatatcgtggaaaacgtgtcgaggttttaggaataaacTGAGCagcagcttgtataatacagtaagttactgctgccacacagtcgtctattgatggctcaCGGACGACTGCAgcatcaagttctgcgagagcagtgaaaaaaGACCGGTTGGCTTGGTTCAGCTTCTACCGGGGCACGCGGATCGGTTGGCATCGACCAAAGCCAATCTCTCTGTCCTATGGGTTTCTGTAAACTCTCCACGAAAGGTGGGAGAATAGTGAGGGAGATCAGACTGAGACATCaaaagcagtaaaagactgactaggtgcatgaaaataagtaaaataatcagtattgaagagagaaatgttgtgatacgagagcatatgctctatggagcgaCCCCTTCCATcgatatcagcactttcccagaggggattatgttgATTAAAATCCTCTAGGATTAAAAGGGAGACacaaactgttcaacaagagcatcaaggtccgattgatcatatatctctccaggtgacaggtagagaaaacaaacagtgatggtatgacccaagaaaacacggatggctaaggcctctaagggtgtgttgagtggcaaagacaggatgggcacatgctgatcaaccaacagtgccacccctccatgcacttatTCATCACACAACCTATCATTTCTGCACAAAGAAAACTGTCGAAAGGTGACTGTAACGGCAGGTTTtggaaatgtttcctgtaaggaaagacatacaggatggtgggaagcaatcagtgttttgatatcattcggattagaacgtaaacctcgacaattccactgtatcaaagtggacatttttacttatgttttggcgaattgggtggagatcccttctgtttttgaccacatCTTATTTTTTGCTCAAAGATGGtatatcaacctccatggatcctgccctgggtggATTGGGCAGGTCTCtcattggaagaagattccagtggCTGAGGACGTAAACAAATGATCATTCTGCATCTCGGAGCTGGAGAATAAGATGGACCCaagaaaataccaaaaatatactTAGCAAACTACCACgacaattttattaaattaaagtgaTTTACTACCACGACAAACGTTGTATAAATATGTAGAcgttgtatatattttgttttaaatttttattctgcagtttttacaatatttataatatattaatattgacGAAATATGTTCTTGTGTTTATACACGTTTTATTAATATTGACGAAATATGTTCTTGTGTTTATACACGTTTTATTAATATTGACGAAATATGTTCTTGTGTTTATACACGTTTGGACTTATTACTGAaagctgtttttaaaataacatcataTTCTTACAACTGAACAACACTTACTCCATCTGTAGAAACTAATAGATTTAACAAACCAAGTTTCATAAGTTGGTCATTTTCACATATACTAATTTgtcatattttagtgttttctcATTGGTGGAAGGCCAACTTCTGACAGCCACGATCAACAACTACATCGGAAAATACAGAAGGTGTATTGGGAGAAAACAAGAAGGCACAAACCCGTTATCAGTGGAAGACCTTCAAAGTGTCTTCATCTTGTTAGCGAGTGGGATTCTTCTTGGAGTGTTTACGCTGCTTCTAGAGAGATTCTATGGAAgagtaagaaatatataaacaagaaaactggAAATACACGTCACAAAGATGTTTGTACATGTACTAATTATGTAGGTAACTGTttgtcaaataaatatattatacagctaACGTATACTGCTAATAGTACCATCATTAACCTGCCATACTGCTAACAGTACCACCATTAACCTGCTTCTACTGCTAACAGTACCACCATTAACCTGCTTATACTGCTAACAGTACCACCATTAACCTGCTTATACTGCTAACAGTACCACCATTAACCTGCTTATACTGCTAACAGTACCACCATTAACCTGTTTATACTGCTAATAGCACCACCATTAACCTGCTTATACTGCTAACAGTACCACAGTTAACTT
This genomic window from Tachypleus tridentatus isolate NWPU-2018 chromosome 10, ASM421037v1, whole genome shotgun sequence contains:
- the LOC143230119 gene encoding uncharacterized protein LOC143230119, with amino-acid sequence MIQQESKSFLKISKLVSDPVLELVKKEKFAVVCDSLAIKSALASRYERGSVCDFHIAEEKFHRLILVMTLRKDLPKSVFREINKSVFSLVEGQLLTATINNYIGKYRRCIGRKQEGTNPLSVEDLQSVFILLASGILLGVFTLLLERFYGRVRNI